From one Solanum stenotomum isolate F172 chromosome 12, ASM1918654v1, whole genome shotgun sequence genomic stretch:
- the LOC125849161 gene encoding scarecrow-like protein 32: protein MMQFTESLPPQVSSFSSLMMNKNSNTNNNQIQHARPWPGFHTSKNLGNIGDTNCMEQLLVHCANAIDSNDATLAQQILWVLNNIAPPDGDSNQRLTCGFLRALILRAAKIGTCKLLTANLNHSMETHKFSIIELASFVDLTPWHRFGFTAANGAILEAVEGYSIIHIVDFSLTHCMQIPTLIDAISTRVEGPPLIKLTVAGATEDLPPMLDLSYEELGAKLVNFARSRNVMMEFRVIPSSSSDGFSNVIEQLRVQNLIRPDNGEALVINCHMMLHYIPEETTLLSNSFRAMFLKAIRNLDPTIVVLVDEDADFTSNNLVCRLRSAFNYLWIPYDTVDTFLPRGSKQRQWYEADICWKIENVIAQEGIQRLERLEPKSQWVQRMRNANFRSSGFSEEGVTEVKNMLDEHAAGWGLKRDEEDLVLTWKGHNVVFATAWVPL, encoded by the coding sequence ATGATGCAATTTACTGAGAGTTTACCTCCACAAGTTTCATCATTTTCAAGTTTGATGATGAATAAGAAtagtaatactaataataatcaGATCCAACACGCGCGCCCATGGCCTGGTTTTCACACATCGAAGAATTTGGGAAACATTGGGGATACTAATTGCATGGAACAATTGTTAGTCCATTGCGCCAACGCCATCGACAGCAATGACGCAACTTTAGCACAACAAATATTGTGGGTCCTTAATAACATTGCCCCTCCTGATGGTGACTCGAACCAACGCCTAACTTGTGGATTCCTCCGAGCCCTAATTCTTCGCGCTGCGAAAATTGGGACCTGCAAATTACTCACTGCTAATCTGAATCATTCAATGGAAACTCATAAATTCTCCATTATTGAGCTTGCAAGTTTCGTTGACTTAACCCCGTGGCATCGGTTCGGGTTCACGGCTGCTAACGGAGCTATATTAGAAGCTGTGGAAGGTTACTCTATTATTCACATTGTTGATTTTAGCTTAACTCATTGCATGCAAATTCCAACACTTATAGATGCAATTTCTACTCGAGTAGAAGGACCGCCGTTAATCAAACTAACGGTAGCTGGTGCAACCGAAGATTTACCGCCTATGCTTGATCTTTCTTACGAAGAATTAGGTGCTAAATTGGTAAATTTCGCAAGGTCACGAAATGTCATGATGGAATTTAGAGTAATTCCTTCGAGTTCATCAGACGGTTTTTCGAATGTAATCGAACAGCTACGTGTCCAAAATCTAATACGTCCTGATAATGGCGAAGCACTAGTAATAAACTGTCACATGATGCTTCATTACATACCGGAGGAAACAACGCTTCTTTCCAATTCATTCCGCGCCATGTTTCTTAAGGCCATTCGGAATTTGGACCCAACCATTGTTGTGCTAGTAGATGAAGACGCGGATTTTACTTCTAATAATCTCGTGTGCAGATTAAGATCCGCGTTTAATTATTTATGGATACCTTATGATACAGTGGATACATTTCTTCCGCGAGGGAGCAAGCAAAGGCAGTGGTACGAAGCGGATATTTGCTGGAAGATTGAGAATGTGATAGCTCAAGAGGGTATACAACGACTAGAAAGGCTGGAGCCGAAGAGTCAGTGGGTGCAACGGATGAGAAATGCAAATTTCAGGAGCAGTGGATTTAGTGAAGAGGGAGTTACGGAAGTGAAGAACATGTTGGATGAGCATGCAGCTGGGTGGGGGCTAAAGAGGGATGAAGAAGATCTTGTGCTTACATGGAAAGGACATAATGTTGTGTTTGCTACTGCTTGGGTTCCtctttag
- the LOC125849162 gene encoding peroxidase 51 has product MGRLNLVISVLLSIISVSIVLLPNLASAQLKTNYYANSCPNVESIVRNVVNQKFKQTFVTVPAVLRLFFHDCFVEGCDASVIVSSTPGNTAEKDHSDNLSLAGDGFDTVIKAKAAVDSNSRCKNKVSCADILALATRDVIQLSGGPWYPVELGRLDGFTSKASNVEGKLPKPTFNLNQLNSMFASHGLTQADMIALSAAHSVGFSHCGKFSNRIYNFSPQNLIDPTLNKQYAAQLQGMCPRNVDPRIAIDMDPKTPRTFDNNYYKNLQQGMGLFTSDQVLYTDKRSKGTVDLWASNSKSFQNAFTTAMTKLGRVGVKTGRNGNIRFDCGRMN; this is encoded by the exons ATGGGTCGTCTAAATCTTGTTATATCagtattattatcaattatttcAGTTAGTATTGTGTTGTTGCCTAACTTGGCATCTGCACAATTAAAGACGAATTATTACGCCAATAGTTGTCCTAATGTTGAATCCATTGTTAGAAATGTTGTTAACCAGAAATTCAAACAAACTTTTGTCACTGTCCCTGCTGTTCTCCGTCTCTTCTTCCATGATTGCTTTGTTGAG GGATGTGATGCTTCAGTGATTGTATCATCAACACCAGGGAACACAGCTGAGAAGGATCATTCAGATAATCTATCATTGGCAGGAGATGGATTTGATACTGTGATTAAAGCCAAAGCCGCTGTTGATTCAAATTCGCGTTGTAAAAATAAAGTCTCTTGTGCTGACATTCTTGCTTTAGCTACCAGAGACGTCATTCAGCTG TCTGGGGGACCATGGTACCCAGTGGAATTAGGAAGGCTTGATGGGTTCACGTCAAAAGCATCGAATGTAGAAGGAAAGCTGCCAAAACCAACATTCAATCTCAATCAACTCAATTCTATGTTTGCCTCTCATGGTCTAACTCAGGCGGACATGATCGCCCTTTCTG CGGCCCATTCTGTTGGATTTTCTCATTGTGGCAAGTTTTCCAACCGGATCTACAACTTCAGCCCTCAAAATTTAATAGACCCAACCCTGAACAAGCAATATGCAGCTCAATTACAAGGGATGTGTCCAAGGAATGTTGACCCAAGGATAGCCATTGACATGGATCCCAAAACTCCAAGGACATTTGACAATAATTACTACAAAAATTTACAACAAGGTATGGGCCTATTCACATCAGATCAAGTGCTGTATACAGACAAAAGGTCCAAGGGAACTGTGGACCTTTGGGCCAGTAACTCAAAATCATTCCAAAATGCTTTTACAACTGCAATGACAAAACTGGGCCGAGTTGGTGTGAAGACAGGGAGGAACGGAAATATTCGGTTTGATTGTGGAAGAATGAACTGA